GGTCATGCCGGACTCGATGGAGCCGGGGGCCACGGCGACGAACCGCAGGCCCTGCTTGCTGTACTCGGCGGCCAGGGCGTGGGTCATGGACTGGATGCCGCCCTTGCTGGCCGCGTAGGCGGACATGTAGGGGTGCGCGAAGGACGCCGAGGTGGAGCTGAAGTTCACGACGACCGGTTGGTCGCCCGCCAGCAGCGCCGGGATCGACTCGCGGATCACCAGGAAGGTGCCGGTGAGGTTGACCGCGATGACCTTGTTCCAGAAGTCGAGCGTGGTCTGGTGGGTGTGCGAGGAGCGCAGGATGCCGGCGGCGTTCACCAGCACGTCGAGCCCGCCGAGGCTCGCGACGGCGCCGGCGATCCCGGCCCGTACGGCCGCCTCGTCGGATATGTCGAGGACGGCGGTGGTGAGGCGGTCCCCGTGACCGTCGGCGCCGGCCCGGTCCGCCGTGTTCTTGAGCCCGGCTTCGTCGACGTCCACGGTGTGTACGCGGCCGCCCTCGGCGAGGATGCGGTGGACGGTGGCCCGGCCGATGCCGGAGCCGCCGCCGGTGATGAGGACGCGACGTCCTTCGTAACGGTTCATGGGGGCGAGCGTACGACCAAGTGACACGTTTTGCCAGAGTGTCAATGCATGCATCGGCCGAGCCTGTCGGACGGTAGGCTTCATACGTGAGATCCCCTCGTCCGTACTCTCCCCAGGCCGGCCCCGGAGCCCAGTCGCTGACCGAGCGCCGCAAGGCCGCCACCCAGCTCGACATCGCCCGCGCCGCCTGCGAACTCTTCGCCGAGCACGGCCCCGACGGCACCACCGCCGAGGACATCGCCCACCGCGCCGGCGTGGCCCTGCGCACGTTCTACCGCTACTTCCGCAACAAGCAGGAAGCCGTTGCCCCCCTGCTCGCCGGCGGCGGTGACGCCTGGCGCGCGTTGCTCGCCGAGGAGGATCCCGGCACCCCCCTGGCCGAGGCGCTGGAGCGCGCCGTCACCCGCTCCCTCGGCGACTCCCGGGCCGTCGAGGAAGGCCTGAAGGTGACGCGCGGGCTGCTGCGGGCGGCCACCGGCGACGAGGCCCTGCGGGCCGTCTGGTACCGCGTGAACCAGGACTCCGAGGAACGCCTGGTCCCGGTGATCGCCCGGCTCGCCGGACCGGACGCCGACGCCCTCGGCGTCCGTCTCCTGGCGGCGGCCGCCACGGACGCGATCCGCATCGCCCTGGAACTCTGGTCGGCCACCGACGCCCCGGTCGCGGGCCCCGGCTCCCCGGCCGAACTCGCGGTCCGCTGCCTGCGCGAGCTGACGGGCGCGATGCCCCTGTTGCACCGCCCGACCTGAGGGACCGCATCCCGGAAGCGGCGAAGCGCCCCGGAAACGACGAAGCGCCGCCCTCCGCTCCGTGAGGAGTGGAGGGCGGCACGGCCACGGGCGCGGGCGCCTGCGGCAAGGTCGCGGAGCGGCCGTCCGGCGGCCCGTCGTGCGGGTTCCGCCGGTGGACGCTCGGGGCGACTAGATGTCGAAGTACATCTCGAACTCGTGCGGGTGCGGGCGCAGCGCGATCGGGGCGATCTCGTTGGTGCGCTTGTAGTCGATCCAGGTCTCGATCAGGTCCGGGGTGAAGACACCGCCGGCGAGGAGGTACTCGTGGTCCTCCTCCAGGGCCTTGAGGACGTCCTCCAGGCTGGTCGGGACCTGCGGGACGCTCGCGTGCTCGTCGGGGGAGA
This region of Streptomyces sp. NBC_00513 genomic DNA includes:
- a CDS encoding SDR family NAD(P)-dependent oxidoreductase yields the protein MNRYEGRRVLITGGGSGIGRATVHRILAEGGRVHTVDVDEAGLKNTADRAGADGHGDRLTTAVLDISDEAAVRAGIAGAVASLGGLDVLVNAAGILRSSHTHQTTLDFWNKVIAVNLTGTFLVIRESIPALLAGDQPVVVNFSSTSASFAHPYMSAYAASKGGIQSMTHALAAEYSKQGLRFVAVAPGSIESGMTTGNGPGLPEDTDWSLFTKLAPALGQGFAGPETVAGVVAMLGSEDGAFITGTEIRIDGGTHY
- a CDS encoding TetR family transcriptional regulator, whose product is MRSPRPYSPQAGPGAQSLTERRKAATQLDIARAACELFAEHGPDGTTAEDIAHRAGVALRTFYRYFRNKQEAVAPLLAGGGDAWRALLAEEDPGTPLAEALERAVTRSLGDSRAVEEGLKVTRGLLRAATGDEALRAVWYRVNQDSEERLVPVIARLAGPDADALGVRLLAAAATDAIRIALELWSATDAPVAGPGSPAELAVRCLRELTGAMPLLHRPT